Proteins encoded in a region of the Anopheles ziemanni chromosome 2, idAnoZiCoDA_A2_x.2, whole genome shotgun sequence genome:
- the LOC131282883 gene encoding UPF0489 protein C5orf22 homolog, with protein sequence MESSSSTENVPDERKATECTGEKSGKQPTVPEQASTEPKAQSETKSDDQPKVEERAAPNNDKPEQASSSSSSSASKNAPPVSRTFDKVPIFIVEDHHEVLAFLYRCLGSKHLPLHGNRIVHFDSHPDMCIPKHMPATYVFNKDDLLDSISIENWLMPTVFAGHVQRIVWIKPPWSDQIPKGKFEFHVGEFEGSIRTDSTLEYFVSEGCYQPADKLENKKRLQLEVCAVGEYKVAEDTDLAGGYILDIDLDYFSTHNPFLKIYDKVQLYEKLKDIFVSPELADDDTASDLEKLQRVARDREEKLEFLESIFLYLEEVGNLKHFLVDYQQEISDEYAGLLEKVTALVRTLKKEYKEEEIDWSMIYDAGCTCDVTDLPHHESSREEIETMVQQLEHFLRQLPCAPVVITISRSSEDDYTPAEQVEMIQDMVLGALTKCLRVELDNPILYYKDQELNL encoded by the coding sequence ATGGAATCTTCTTCGagtaccgaaaatgtaccagATGAGCGGAAGGCTACGGAATGTACGGGGGAGAAGAGCGGTAAACAACCAACAGTACCCGAGCAAGCTAGCACGGAACCGAAGGCCCAATCCGAAACAAAAAGCGACGACCAGCCGAAGGTGGAGGAACGCGCCGCACCTAACAATGACAAACCCGAACAAGCCTCTTCCTCATCCTCATCGTCAGCTTCCAAAAATGCTCCCCCAGTCAGCAGAACGTTCGATAAAGTACCGATTTTCATCGTAGAAGATCATCACGAGGTGCTAGCGTTTCTCTATCGGTGCCTCGGCTCGAAGCACCTGCCACTGCACGGGAATAGGATCGTGCATTTCGACTCACATCCGGACATGTGCATTCCAAAGCACATGCCCGCGACGTACGTGTTCAACAAGGACGACCTGCTGGATAGTATCAGCATCGAAAACTGGCTAATGCCTACGGTGTTTGCTGGGCATGTGCAGCGTATCGTATGGATAAAACCACCATGGTCGGACCAGATACCAAAAGGAAAGTTTGAATTTCATGTCGGAGAGTTCGAGGGCTCCATCCGGACGGACTCGACGCTGGAGTACTTCGTGTCGGAGGGTTGCTATCAGCCGGCGGACAAGTTGGAAAACAAGAAGCGTCTACAGCTGGAGGTGTGCGCCGTCGGTGAATATAAGGTCGCAGAGGACACGGACCTTGCTGGGGGCTACATTCTCGATATCGATCTGGACTACTTTAGCACACATAATCCCTTCCTGAAGATCTACGACAAGGTGCAGCTGTACGAGAAGTTGAAGGATATTTTCGTCTCTCCCGAGCTGGCCGATGACGACACTGCCAGCGATTTGGAAAAGCTGCAACGGGTGGCCCGGGATCGCGAGGAAAAGCTCGAGTTTCTTGAGTCCATTTTCCTGTATCTGGAAGAGGTGGGCAATTTGAAGCATTTTCTGGTGGACTACCAGCAAGAGATCAGCGACGAATACGCGGGTTTGCTGGAGAAGGTAACGGCGCTCGTGCGGACGCTGAAGAAGGAATACAAAGAGGAAGAGATCGATTGGTCGATGATCTACGATGCGGGCTGCACGTGCGACGTGACCGATCTGCCGCATCACGAGTCGAGCCGGGAGGAGATTGAGACGATGGTGCAGCAACTCGAACACTTCCTGCGGCAGCTTCCATGCGCACCGGTCGTAATCACAATATCACGATCGAGCGAAGATGACTACACACCGGCAGAGCAGGTGGAGATGATACAGGACATGGTACTGGGTGCACTTACAAAGTGCCTGCGAGTAGAGCTAGACAACCCGATACTGTACTATAAGGATCAGGAACTTAATTTGTAA